From Brassica oleracea var. oleracea cultivar TO1000 chromosome C3, BOL, whole genome shotgun sequence, a single genomic window includes:
- the LOC106331602 gene encoding uncharacterized protein LOC106331602 codes for MSSSSNFVVESCDVDSEEGVKLHTRIFKPRDEQVSDDGDLAIVLVHPFSLLGGCQALLKGIASELACKGFKAVTLDTRGAGKSTGRATLTGFAEVKDVIAVCRWVSQNLGAHRILLVGSSAGAPIAGSAVEQVEQVVGYVSLGYPFGLMASVLFGRHHKAILSSPKPKLFVMGTQDGFTSVSQLKKKLKSSAGRTETHLLEGVSHFQMEGPEYDSQMADVICNFISSL; via the exons ATGTCGTCGTCTTCAAACTTTGTAGTGGAATCGTGTGACGTTGATTCCGAGGAAGGGGTGAAGCTCCACACGAGAATCTTCAAACCCAGAGATGAACAAGTTAGCGACGACGGGGATCTAGCAATAGTTTTGGTCCACCCTTTCTCGCTCTTGGGTGGTTGTCAGGCTCTGCTCAAAGGCATAGCTTCTGAGTTGGCCTGTAAAGGTTTCAAGGCCGTCACTTTGGATACAAGAGGTGCCGGAAAATCAACGGGAAGGGCTACTCTTACTGGCTTCGCTGAGGTTAAGGATGTGATTGCTGTTTGTCGGTGGGTTTCTCAGAATCTCGGTGCTCATAGGATCCTCCTCGTGGGTTCTTCTGCCG GTGCACCAATCGCAGGATCAGCGGTGGAGCAAGTAGAGCAAGTGGTGGGATACGTGAGTTTGGGATACCCATTTGGCCTAATGGCCTCGGTTCTGTTTGGGAGGCACCACAAGGCCATTCTCTCATCCCCTAAACCCAAACTCTTCGTTATGGGAACACAAGACGGCTTCACTAGCGTTAGCCAGCTCAAGAAGAAGCTGAAATCTTCAGCGGGACGCACCGAAACACACCTCCTTGAAGGCGTTAGCCATTTCCAGATGGAAGGACCTGAATATGATTCTCAGATGGCGGATGTCATATGCAACTTTATTTCATCCTTGTAA
- the LOC106335448 gene encoding subtilisin-like protease SBT6.1 isoform X2, with the protein MHFFQRRHVRQRISPSNPNPTIAMKMLLAEASSSACRSYILVVLLSVFLFWRLRLNPQNATRSESETATHTNYIIRFKHYKPAETHRIYLESEVRSGGWGWIERDNPAAKYPTDFGVLWIEESGREAVVGEIERLAMVKDVSVEFRYQRVLLGGSFLDGEKRPGKIFTSMSFEGGADHSAKAAPSNATSRRLLAQTQVTSMFGADVLWKKGYTGAKVKMAIFDTGIRADHPHFRNIKERTNWTNEDTLNDNLGHGTFVAGVIAGQNSECLGFASDTEIYAFRVFTDNQVSYTSWFLDAFNYAIATDMDVLNLSIGGPDYLDLPFVEKVWEITASNIIMVSAIGNDGPLYGTLNNPADQSDVIGVGGIDYDDHIASFSSRGMSTWEIPHGYGRVKPDVVAYGREIMGSKISTGCKSLSGTSVASPVVAGIVCLLVSVIPEASRKDLLNPASMKQALVEGAAKLSGPNMYEQGAGRVDLLESYEILKSYQPRASIFPSILDYNDCPYSWPFCRQPLYAGAMPVIFNTTILNGMGVIGYIEGPPTWHAANEEGNLLSIHFKYPDVIWPWTGYLAIHMQIKEEGTQFTGEIEGNVTVKVYSPPAPGETGPRRSTCTLQLKLKVIPTPPRAKRILWDQFHSIKYPPGYIPRDSLDVRNDILDWHGDHLHTNFHIMFNMLRDAGYYIETLGSPLTCFDAQQYGTLLMVDLEDEYFPEEIEKLRYDVINTGLGLIVFAEWYNVDTMVKMRFFDDNTRSWWTPVTGGANIPALNNLLASFGIAFGDKILNGDFSIDGEQSRYASGTNIVRFPAGGFMHSFPLLDSSESGATQNLLLTGSSKEDPAVLGLLSIGDGRVGVYGDSNCLDSSHMVTNCYWLLKKMLDFTSSNIKDPVLFSKFSKRYSPVTTDEKQLPSRRTDVNFSTYSSVIGKELICQGDSRFEVWGTKGYNLHVRGRNRRLPGYRGIDLGRGLNSTVENTRPARYRSAREEGELSSSRSKYLGGLFNRDEIDTSFLVATRWIVPAGVAASGVLVLLSIWRIRQKKRRRRRASGSNR; encoded by the exons ATGCACTTTTTCCAGCGACGGCATGTGCGTCAGCGAATCTCGCCATCAAACCCTAATCCAACCATCGCCATGAAGATGCTCCTCGCAGAAGCTTCTTCATCCGCTTGCAGATCCTACATCCTCGTCGTTCTCCTCTCCGTTTTCCTCTTCTGGCGGCTCCGTCTCAACCCGCAGAACGCAACTCGCTCCGAATCCGAGACTGCGACGCACACAAACTACATAATCCGATTCAAGCACTACAAGCCGGCGGAAACTCATCGGATTTACCTCGAATCGGAGGTCCGATCCGGCGGTTGGGGGTGGATCGAGAGGGATAACCCGGCGGCGAAGTATCCGACGGACTTCGGCGTTCTATGGATCGAGGAGAGCGGGAGAGAGGCCGTCGTTGGAGAGATTGAGAGGCTGGCGATGGTGAAAGACGTGAGCGTTGAGTTTAGGTACCAGAGAGTTTTGCTGGGAGGATCTTTTCTCGACGGGGAGAAGCGTCCGGGGAAGATCTTCACTTCCATGTCTTTCGAAGGAGGTGCTGATCACTCTGCCAAGGCGGCTCCTAGTAACGCCACGTCACGGCGTCTTCTTGCTCAA ACTCAAGTGACGTCCATGTTTGGAGCAGATGTTCTCTGGAAGAAAGGGTACACTGGTGCTAAAGTCAAAATGGCTATATTTGATACTGGAATTAGAGCTGACCATCCTCATTTCCGTAACATCAAG GAGCGTACAAATTGGACAAATGAGGACACTTTGAATGACAACCTGGGGCATGGGACATTTGTTGCGGGTGTTATTGCTGGTCAAAATTCAGAGTGTCTTGGTTTTGCCTCAGACACGGAGATCTATGCCTTCCGAGTGTTCACAGATAACCAG GTATCGTACACCTCATGGTTTCTTGACGCTTTCAATTATGCCATAGCAACAGATATGGATGTATTGAATTTGAGTATTGGGGGACCGGACTACTTAGATCTGCCTTTTGTAGAGAAG GTATGGGAAATAACAGCCAGCAATATCATTATGGTGTCAGCAATTGGAAATGATGGGCCACTTTACGGAACGTTAAATAATCCAGCTGACCAGAGTGATGTCATTGGTGTCGGTGGTATTGACTATGATGATCACATAGCTTCATTTTCATCTCGTGGGATGAGCACCTGGGAGATTCCTCATGG ATATGGCCGTGTCAAACCAGATGTGGTTGCATATGGCCGTGAAATTATGGGGTCCAAGATTAGCACTGGTTGTAAAAGCTTGTCTGGAACAAGTGTGGCCAGTCCTGTTGTTGCTGGTATTGTTTGCCTTCTTGTAAGTGTTATTCCTGAAGCTAGTAGGAAGGACCTGCTTAATCCAGCAAGCATGAAGCAGGCGTTGGTTGAAGGTGCTGCTAAGCTTTCGGGTCCTAATATGTATGAGCAGGGTGCAGGAAGAGTTGATCT ATTAGAATCATATGAAATTCTAAAGAGCTACCAACCCCGAGCAAGCATTTTCCCGAGCATTCTTGACTATAATGATTGTCCATATTCCTGGCCCTTTTGTCGTCAGCCACTATACGCGGGTGCTATGCCTGTCATTTTCAACACGACAATTCTAAATGGTATGGGTGTCATTGGCTACATTGAAGGTCCACCAACATGGCATGCTGCAAACGAGGAAGGAAATCTTCTGAGCATTCACTTTAAGTACCCAGATGTCATATGGCCCTGGACTGGCTATCTAGCTATACACATGCAGATCAAGGAAGAAGGTACACAATTCACAGGTGAAATAGAGGGTAATGTAACTGTGAAAGTCTATAGCCCACCAGCCCCTGGAGAAACTGGGCCTAGAAGAAGCACTTGCACTCTTCAGTTGAAACTGAAAGTTATTCCCACCCCACCACGAGCGAAACGTATATTGTGGGATCAATTTCACAGCATTAAGTATCCTCCAGGGTATATTCCAAGAGACTCTCTGGATGTCCGCAATGACATTCTTGATTGGCATGGTGATCACCTGCATACAAACTTTCACATCATGTTCAACATGTTACGTGATGCTGGGTACTATATCGAGACTCTTGGTTCTCCCCTTACATGTTTCGATGCTCAGCAATATGGAACTCTTTTGATGGTTGACCTTGAAGATGAATACTTTCCAGAAGAAATTGAAAAACTCAGATATGATGTCATCAATACAGGACTGGGTCTAATTGTGTTTGCTGAGTGGTATAATGTTGATACCATGGTGAAAATGAGGTTCTTCGACGATAACACACGCAGTTGGTGGACTCCAGTCACCGGAGGTGCAAATATTCCCGCACTGAATAATCTTCTTGCGTCATTTGGAATTGCGTTTGGAGACAAGATTCTGAATGGGGATTTCAGTATTGACGGTGAGCAGAGTCGATATGCTTCTGGAACGAACATTGTCAGGTTTCCTGCTGGTGGGTTTATGCACAGTTTTCCTTTACTGGACAGCTCTGAGAGTGGTGCCACACAGAATCTGCTGCTAACAGGGTCCTCGAAG GAAGACCCTGCTGTTCTTGGGCTTTTGTCGATTGGTGATGGCCGAGTTGGTGTATATGGAGACTCAAATTGCCTGGACAGTAGCCACATGGTCACCAACTGCTACTGGCTCCTGAAGAAAATGCTAGATTTCACCAGTTCAAACATCAAAGACCCTGTGCTTTTCTCGAAGTTTTCTAAGAGATATTCACCCGTAACCACAGACGAGAAGCAACTGCCGTCTCGAAGAACTGATGTGAATTTTTCGACATACTCTTCTGTAATCGGAAAGGAGCTAATCTGTCAGGGCGACTCCAGATTTGAAGTATGGGGGACTAAAGGATATAACTTACACGTTAGAGGAAGGAACCGTAGATTGCCCGGTTATCGTGGCATTGATCTAGGTCGAGGCTTGAATTCCACAGTGGAGAATACAAGACCTGCACGTTATAGATCAGCCAGGGAAGAAGGTGAGCTTAGTTCTTCCAGGAGCAAGTATCTGGGAGGCCTATTCAATAGAGACGAG ATTGACACGTCATTTCTTGTTGCTACTCGCTGGATAGTACCTGCTGGTGTTGCAGCTAGTG GAGTTCTAGTGCTACTAAGCATATGGAGGATCCGGCAGAAGAAGCGTAGGAGGAGAAGAGCATCTGGATCTAATCGTTAG
- the LOC106335448 gene encoding subtilisin-like protease SBT6.1 isoform X1 — protein MHFFQRRHVRQRISPSNPNPTIAMKMLLAEASSSACRSYILVVLLSVFLFWRLRLNPQNATRSESETATHTNYIIRFKHYKPAETHRIYLESEVRSGGWGWIERDNPAAKYPTDFGVLWIEESGREAVVGEIERLAMVKDVSVEFRYQRVLLGGSFLDGEKRPGKIFTSMSFEGGADHSAKAAPSNATSRRLLAQKTQVTSMFGADVLWKKGYTGAKVKMAIFDTGIRADHPHFRNIKERTNWTNEDTLNDNLGHGTFVAGVIAGQNSECLGFASDTEIYAFRVFTDNQVSYTSWFLDAFNYAIATDMDVLNLSIGGPDYLDLPFVEKVWEITASNIIMVSAIGNDGPLYGTLNNPADQSDVIGVGGIDYDDHIASFSSRGMSTWEIPHGYGRVKPDVVAYGREIMGSKISTGCKSLSGTSVASPVVAGIVCLLVSVIPEASRKDLLNPASMKQALVEGAAKLSGPNMYEQGAGRVDLLESYEILKSYQPRASIFPSILDYNDCPYSWPFCRQPLYAGAMPVIFNTTILNGMGVIGYIEGPPTWHAANEEGNLLSIHFKYPDVIWPWTGYLAIHMQIKEEGTQFTGEIEGNVTVKVYSPPAPGETGPRRSTCTLQLKLKVIPTPPRAKRILWDQFHSIKYPPGYIPRDSLDVRNDILDWHGDHLHTNFHIMFNMLRDAGYYIETLGSPLTCFDAQQYGTLLMVDLEDEYFPEEIEKLRYDVINTGLGLIVFAEWYNVDTMVKMRFFDDNTRSWWTPVTGGANIPALNNLLASFGIAFGDKILNGDFSIDGEQSRYASGTNIVRFPAGGFMHSFPLLDSSESGATQNLLLTGSSKEDPAVLGLLSIGDGRVGVYGDSNCLDSSHMVTNCYWLLKKMLDFTSSNIKDPVLFSKFSKRYSPVTTDEKQLPSRRTDVNFSTYSSVIGKELICQGDSRFEVWGTKGYNLHVRGRNRRLPGYRGIDLGRGLNSTVENTRPARYRSAREEGELSSSRSKYLGGLFNRDEIDTSFLVATRWIVPAGVAASGVLVLLSIWRIRQKKRRRRRASGSNR, from the exons ATGCACTTTTTCCAGCGACGGCATGTGCGTCAGCGAATCTCGCCATCAAACCCTAATCCAACCATCGCCATGAAGATGCTCCTCGCAGAAGCTTCTTCATCCGCTTGCAGATCCTACATCCTCGTCGTTCTCCTCTCCGTTTTCCTCTTCTGGCGGCTCCGTCTCAACCCGCAGAACGCAACTCGCTCCGAATCCGAGACTGCGACGCACACAAACTACATAATCCGATTCAAGCACTACAAGCCGGCGGAAACTCATCGGATTTACCTCGAATCGGAGGTCCGATCCGGCGGTTGGGGGTGGATCGAGAGGGATAACCCGGCGGCGAAGTATCCGACGGACTTCGGCGTTCTATGGATCGAGGAGAGCGGGAGAGAGGCCGTCGTTGGAGAGATTGAGAGGCTGGCGATGGTGAAAGACGTGAGCGTTGAGTTTAGGTACCAGAGAGTTTTGCTGGGAGGATCTTTTCTCGACGGGGAGAAGCGTCCGGGGAAGATCTTCACTTCCATGTCTTTCGAAGGAGGTGCTGATCACTCTGCCAAGGCGGCTCCTAGTAACGCCACGTCACGGCGTCTTCTTGCTCAA AAGACTCAAGTGACGTCCATGTTTGGAGCAGATGTTCTCTGGAAGAAAGGGTACACTGGTGCTAAAGTCAAAATGGCTATATTTGATACTGGAATTAGAGCTGACCATCCTCATTTCCGTAACATCAAG GAGCGTACAAATTGGACAAATGAGGACACTTTGAATGACAACCTGGGGCATGGGACATTTGTTGCGGGTGTTATTGCTGGTCAAAATTCAGAGTGTCTTGGTTTTGCCTCAGACACGGAGATCTATGCCTTCCGAGTGTTCACAGATAACCAG GTATCGTACACCTCATGGTTTCTTGACGCTTTCAATTATGCCATAGCAACAGATATGGATGTATTGAATTTGAGTATTGGGGGACCGGACTACTTAGATCTGCCTTTTGTAGAGAAG GTATGGGAAATAACAGCCAGCAATATCATTATGGTGTCAGCAATTGGAAATGATGGGCCACTTTACGGAACGTTAAATAATCCAGCTGACCAGAGTGATGTCATTGGTGTCGGTGGTATTGACTATGATGATCACATAGCTTCATTTTCATCTCGTGGGATGAGCACCTGGGAGATTCCTCATGG ATATGGCCGTGTCAAACCAGATGTGGTTGCATATGGCCGTGAAATTATGGGGTCCAAGATTAGCACTGGTTGTAAAAGCTTGTCTGGAACAAGTGTGGCCAGTCCTGTTGTTGCTGGTATTGTTTGCCTTCTTGTAAGTGTTATTCCTGAAGCTAGTAGGAAGGACCTGCTTAATCCAGCAAGCATGAAGCAGGCGTTGGTTGAAGGTGCTGCTAAGCTTTCGGGTCCTAATATGTATGAGCAGGGTGCAGGAAGAGTTGATCT ATTAGAATCATATGAAATTCTAAAGAGCTACCAACCCCGAGCAAGCATTTTCCCGAGCATTCTTGACTATAATGATTGTCCATATTCCTGGCCCTTTTGTCGTCAGCCACTATACGCGGGTGCTATGCCTGTCATTTTCAACACGACAATTCTAAATGGTATGGGTGTCATTGGCTACATTGAAGGTCCACCAACATGGCATGCTGCAAACGAGGAAGGAAATCTTCTGAGCATTCACTTTAAGTACCCAGATGTCATATGGCCCTGGACTGGCTATCTAGCTATACACATGCAGATCAAGGAAGAAGGTACACAATTCACAGGTGAAATAGAGGGTAATGTAACTGTGAAAGTCTATAGCCCACCAGCCCCTGGAGAAACTGGGCCTAGAAGAAGCACTTGCACTCTTCAGTTGAAACTGAAAGTTATTCCCACCCCACCACGAGCGAAACGTATATTGTGGGATCAATTTCACAGCATTAAGTATCCTCCAGGGTATATTCCAAGAGACTCTCTGGATGTCCGCAATGACATTCTTGATTGGCATGGTGATCACCTGCATACAAACTTTCACATCATGTTCAACATGTTACGTGATGCTGGGTACTATATCGAGACTCTTGGTTCTCCCCTTACATGTTTCGATGCTCAGCAATATGGAACTCTTTTGATGGTTGACCTTGAAGATGAATACTTTCCAGAAGAAATTGAAAAACTCAGATATGATGTCATCAATACAGGACTGGGTCTAATTGTGTTTGCTGAGTGGTATAATGTTGATACCATGGTGAAAATGAGGTTCTTCGACGATAACACACGCAGTTGGTGGACTCCAGTCACCGGAGGTGCAAATATTCCCGCACTGAATAATCTTCTTGCGTCATTTGGAATTGCGTTTGGAGACAAGATTCTGAATGGGGATTTCAGTATTGACGGTGAGCAGAGTCGATATGCTTCTGGAACGAACATTGTCAGGTTTCCTGCTGGTGGGTTTATGCACAGTTTTCCTTTACTGGACAGCTCTGAGAGTGGTGCCACACAGAATCTGCTGCTAACAGGGTCCTCGAAG GAAGACCCTGCTGTTCTTGGGCTTTTGTCGATTGGTGATGGCCGAGTTGGTGTATATGGAGACTCAAATTGCCTGGACAGTAGCCACATGGTCACCAACTGCTACTGGCTCCTGAAGAAAATGCTAGATTTCACCAGTTCAAACATCAAAGACCCTGTGCTTTTCTCGAAGTTTTCTAAGAGATATTCACCCGTAACCACAGACGAGAAGCAACTGCCGTCTCGAAGAACTGATGTGAATTTTTCGACATACTCTTCTGTAATCGGAAAGGAGCTAATCTGTCAGGGCGACTCCAGATTTGAAGTATGGGGGACTAAAGGATATAACTTACACGTTAGAGGAAGGAACCGTAGATTGCCCGGTTATCGTGGCATTGATCTAGGTCGAGGCTTGAATTCCACAGTGGAGAATACAAGACCTGCACGTTATAGATCAGCCAGGGAAGAAGGTGAGCTTAGTTCTTCCAGGAGCAAGTATCTGGGAGGCCTATTCAATAGAGACGAG ATTGACACGTCATTTCTTGTTGCTACTCGCTGGATAGTACCTGCTGGTGTTGCAGCTAGTG GAGTTCTAGTGCTACTAAGCATATGGAGGATCCGGCAGAAGAAGCGTAGGAGGAGAAGAGCATCTGGATCTAATCGTTAG
- the LOC106336281 gene encoding dolichyl-diphosphooligosaccharide--protein glycosyltransferase subunit STT3A-like, translating to MAAVESPPPGTPSAMRNAFGTVLSALILVLIGVLAFSIRLFSVIKYESVIHEFDPYFNYRVTQFLSKNGIYEFWNWFDDRTWYPLGRVIGGTVYPGLTLTAGTIWWVLNSINIPLSVETVCVFTAPVFSAFASWATYLLTKEVKGSGAGLAAAALLAMVPSYISRSVAGSYDNEAVAIFALIFTFYLYIKTLNTGSLFYATLNAIAYFYMVCSWGGYTFIINLIPMHVLLCIVTGRYSPRLYIAYAPLVVLGTLLAALVPVVGFNAVLTSEHFASFLVFIIIHVVALVYYIKGILTPKMFKVAVTLVVSIGLVVCLIVVAVLVALVASSPTGGWSGRSLSLLDPTYASKYIPIIASVSEHQPPTWPSYFMDINVLAFLVPAGIIACFSPLSDASSFVVLYIVMSVYFSGVMVRLMLVLAPAACIMSGIALSQAFDVFTGSIKYQLSSKSKDNAEDNTSTKNAPKDDASSGKTDKGEEVSKERSSKKGKKKEREPAEKPSVKSKIVKKKALVLPLEASIVALLLLIMLGAFYVIHCVWAAAEAYSAPSIVLTSQSHDGLHVFDDFRESYAWLSHNTDVDDKVASWWDYGYQTTAMANRTVIVDNNTWNNTHIATVGTAMSSPEKAAWEIFNSLDVKYVLVVFGGVIGYPSDDINKFLWMVRIGGGEFPHIKEADYLRDGQYRIDSEATPTMLNCLMYKLCYYRFVETDGKGYDRVRRTEIGKKYFKLTHFEEVFTSHHWMVRIYKLKPQKNRIRGRVKKLKQKTSSGVSSKSVKKNPWM from the exons ATGGCGGCTGTAGAGAGCCCACCTCCCGGAACGCCGTCTGCGATGAGGAATGCTTTCGGGACCGTTCTGTCAGCTCTGATCCTCGTCCTCATTGGTGTCCTCGCCTTCTCGATCCGTCTCTTCTCC GTGATAAAGTATGAAAGTGTGATTCATGAGTTTGATCCTTACTTCAATTATAGAGTCACTCAG TTCTTATCAAAGAATGGAATATACGAGTTCTGGAATTGGTTTGATGATCGGACCTG GTATCCTCTTGGCCGTGTGATTGGAGGAACTGTTTACCCTGGTTTAACATTGACTGCTGGAACCATCTGGTG GGTCTTGAATTCAATAAACATTCCTCTGTCAGTAGAGACTGTTTGTGTCTTCACTGCACCTGTGTTTTCTGCTTTTGCATCATGGGCGACTTACCTTTTGACCAAG GAAGTTAAGGGATCCGGTGCTGGACTAGCAGCTGCCGCTCTTTTAGCCATG GTTCCCTCATATATATCCCGATCTGTAGCTGGGAGCTATGACAACGAAGCTGTTGCCATTTTTGCTTTGATCTTCACTTTTTATCTTTACATAAAG ACACTAAATACAGGTTCTTTGTTTTATGCCACCCTGAATGCCATTGCATACTTTTACATG GTATGTTCGTGGGGAGGTTACACCTTCATTATCAACCTGATACCAATGCATGTGCTTTTGTGCATTGTAACTGGCCGATACTCTCCTCGACTATACATTGCCTATGCTCCTTTG GTTGTGCTGGGCACGCTGTTAGCAGCGTTGGTACCTGTTGTTGGCTTCAATGCGGTTTTGACGTCTGAGCATTTTGCCTCATTTTTG GTTTTCATTATCATCCATGTAGTAGCACTCGTATACTATATCAAAGGCATTCTCACTCCTAAAATGTTCAAAGTTGCTGTGACACTTGTTGTGTCCATCGGCCT GGTTGTGTGTCTCATAGTTGTGGCAGTTCTTGTGGCACTGGTGGCTTCAAGTCCAACAGGAGGATGGAGTGGTAGGAGTTTGAGTCTACTTGATCC AACTTATGCAAGCAAGTATATTCCAATTATTGCAAGTGTAAGTGAGCATCAACCTCCAACTTGGCCGTCCTATTTCATGGATATCAATGTTTTGGCTTTCTTGGTCCCTGCTGGCATCATT GCGTGCTTTTCGCCTCTGTCTGATGCGAGCTCTTTCGTGGTCCTCTATATTGTAATGTCTGTATACTTCTCCGGAGTTATG GTTCGTCTTATGCTCGTGCTTGCTCCAGCAGCATGCATCATGTCTGGAATTGCGCTCTCTCAAGCTTTTGATGTTTTCACGGGTTCCATCAAATACCAGTTATCGTCTAAATCCAAAGATAAT GCAGAGGACAACACTTCTACAAAAAATGCCCCAAAGGATGATGCTTCTTCTGGTAAGACTGACAAGGGTGAAGAAGTTTCAAAAGAACGGTCTTCAAAAAAGGGCAAGAAGAAAGAGAGAGAACCTGCTGAAAAACCTTCTGTTAAGTCTAAGATTGTGAAGAAAAAGGCTCTTGTTTTGCCTCTTGAAGCCTCTATAGTTGCGCTTCTTCTCCTTATAATGTTGGGTGCTTTCTATGTG ATACATTGTGTTTGGGCAGCTGCAGAAGCATACTCAGCTCCATCAATAGTTTTGACATCTCAATCGCACGATGGCCTTCACGTCTTTGATGATTTTAGAGAGTCTTATGCATGGTTAAGCCATAATACTGACGTGGATGACAAA GTGGCATCATGGTGGGACTATGGTTATCAGACGACGGCTATGGCTAATAGAACTGTTATTGTCGACAACAACACCTGGAATAATACTCACATTGCTACTGTTGGCACTGCCATGTCATCTCCAGAAAAGGCGGCGTGGGAAATTTTCAACTCCTTGGATGTGAAATACGTTCTTGTCGTCTTTGGTG GTGTGATTGGTTACCCAAGTGATGATATTAATAAGTTTCTGTGGATGGTGCGTATTGGAGGCGGCGAGTTTCCTCATATAAAGGAAGCTGATTATCTG AGAGATGGTCAATACCGGATTGATTCAGAGGCCACGCCAACAATGTTGAACTGCCTTATGTACAAGCTCTGCTACTACAG GTTTGTAGAGACAGATGGTAAAGGCTATGATCGAGTCAGGCGGACAGAGATTGGGAAGAAATATTTCAAGCTCACACATTTCGAAGAG GTTTTCACGAGTCACCACTGGATGGTTCGGATATACAAGCTGAAACCTCAAAAAAACAGGATTCGTGGTAGAGTAAAGAAGCTTAAACAG AAAACAAGCTCTGGAGTGAGCTCAAAATCAGTGAAGAAGAATCCGTGGATGTAG